TCCTGACCGGGGTTTGTGTTAATGACGGGAACACCACGTTCTCCCCTAATCGAAGAAATAGACCCCGGGCTGTCGGCGCTTGACACCTTTGAGCTCTTCCGCAACGATCCCTTCTGTTTCTTCCTGGATAGTGGTATGGACCCTCACAAGCTGGGGCGGTACTCATTTATTGGCAGCAACCCTTTCCTTGTCCTCAGCAGTCGCGGCAGCCAGAGCACCATCACCAGGGGGGCGGAGAAGACCTGCCTTAGCGGGAACCCGTTTGACATAATCGGTAGTATCCTTGAAGAGTATCGGCTGGACCCGGTATCTGCACCGGTGCCGTTTGTCGGTGGTGGGGTGGGCTACCTGAGCTATGACCTCTGCCATTTCATTGAGCGGTTGCCGACTACGGCGGTGGATGACCTCCAGCTGCCGGAGTGCTACCTCGGTTTCTACGATGTCGTGCTGGCCTTCGACCACCTTGAGGGAAAGACCTACATTGTCTCCACCGGCTTTCCGGAGCTTGCCGAAACAGAAAGGATGGCGCGGGCCAGGTACCGGCTCGATGAGATGAAGTCCCGCTTCTCTGGTACCAGGGTGCCGACGCCATCCTCAGTGCCCGCAGGCCCGGCGGCGGCTGGCCTCACCGGGGGATTCACGCATGACAGATACGTCGCTGCTGTCGAGAAAGCACGGCAGTACATCATCGCCGGGGATATCTTTGAGGTAAACATCTCCCAGCGCTTCGAAACGGAACTCACCATCAACCCCTACGACCTCTACAGGCGTCTGCGGCAGATAAACCCGGCGCCTTTCGCCAGCTACCTCGGGTTTGACGACGTCACGATAGTGAGCGCCTCCCCGGAGCGGTTTCTCCGGCTGCGTGGTGACCGTGTGGAGACGCGCCCGATAAAGGGCACCCGCCCGCGGGGCAGAGGGCTGGGTGAAGACCAGGCCCTTGCCCGGGAACTCCTGAACAGCCCTAAAGACCGGGCGGAGAACATCATGATAGTGGACCTGGAGAGGAACGACCTGGGGCGGGTCTGTCGCTACGGCACCGTCAGGGTGACCGAACTGACGATACTGGAGGTGTTTCCCACCGTCTTCCATCTCACCTCCACCGTGGAAGGTCGACTGAGGAAGGGCAAGAATAGCACGGACCTGCTGAAAGCCACCTTCCCCGGCGGCTCGATAACCGGAGCACCCAAGGTGCGCGCCATGGAGATAATCGATGAGCTGGAGCCTACCCGGCGAAGCGTCTATACCGGCAACATCGGGTATCTGGGGTTCGACGGCAGTCTCGACCTCAATATCGTCATCCGCACCTTCATCATCAAGGATGGCAGGGCCTATTTCCAGGTGGGTGGTGCCGTCGTCTATGACTCCGACCCCGAGGAAGA
The DNA window shown above is from Dehalococcoidales bacterium and carries:
- the pabB gene encoding aminodeoxychorismate synthase component I; this encodes MTGTPRSPLIEEIDPGLSALDTFELFRNDPFCFFLDSGMDPHKLGRYSFIGSNPFLVLSSRGSQSTITRGAEKTCLSGNPFDIIGSILEEYRLDPVSAPVPFVGGGVGYLSYDLCHFIERLPTTAVDDLQLPECYLGFYDVVLAFDHLEGKTYIVSTGFPELAETERMARARYRLDEMKSRFSGTRVPTPSSVPAGPAAAGLTGGFTHDRYVAAVEKARQYIIAGDIFEVNISQRFETELTINPYDLYRRLRQINPAPFASYLGFDDVTIVSASPERFLRLRGDRVETRPIKGTRPRGRGLGEDQALARELLNSPKDRAENIMIVDLERNDLGRVCRYGTVRVTELTILEVFPTVFHLTSTVEGRLRKGKNSTDLLKATFPGGSITGAPKVRAMEIIDELEPTRRSVYTGNIGYLGFDGSLDLNIVIRTFIIKDGRAYFQVGGAVVYDSDPEEEYQETLDKARALISALNLPAEGQE